From the genome of Populus trichocarpa isolate Nisqually-1 chromosome 15, P.trichocarpa_v4.1, whole genome shotgun sequence, one region includes:
- the LOC7453800 gene encoding ferric reduction oxidase 8, mitochondrial: MAKAIQLAVLKVLMIIIFAGWIAVWIQKPTNMWTRKWKGAEDSSSYTVFGYYGLNFAVYTFPLISLTIIGLVYLNLVSREPPRSRPARSATIGFSNPVLVNSFLGILSSIEILAVFLFVLFLAWTYYARISNDFKKLMPIKSLNLDLWQLKYLRVATRFGLLAEACLALLLLPILRGLALFQILGIQFEASVRYHIWLGTSMILFATIHGASTLFIWGVSHHIQDEMWRWQKTGRIYLAGEIALVTGLVIWISSLPQIRRRRFEIFYYTHHLYIVFLIFFLFHAGDRHFYSVFAGIFLFGLDKLLRIVQSRPETCVLSARIFLFPDKAIELTLPKDPRLKYTPTSVIYMKIPSISKFQWHPFSITSSSNLDDHTMSVVVKCNGGWTSTFYDVIQAELDSDTGSMSCMPVSIEGPYGPASLDFLRHDSLLMIAGGAGITPFLSILKEIASVNSSRYRFPTQVQLIYVVKKSQDICLLNSVSSLLLNQSSTQLSLKLKVYVTQEERSNATVRGLVNDLSLVRTVNFSTECSKYAVHGPESPIWMAAMAALSSIKFIVSLICFNHIFLPHEKKSAVTEKMVLPSEKKAAKEKTPSSLVDLLLLASFIIALACNTFLASILRWKRLKKDIPPVSPKQGKATEHGSVEAKSPVEEHELHFGGRPDFQDIFSKFPNETGGSDIGVLVCGPVSMTESVASLCQLKSQGLNISSRGKKTYFSFHSLNFTL, from the exons ATGGCAAAGGCCATTCAGCTTGCTGTTCTTAAAGTACTGATGATCATCATATTTGCTGGTTGGATTGCTGTCTGGATTCAAAAGCCTACTAACATGTGGACAAGAAAATGGAAAGGAGCCGAAGATAGTTCTAGTTATACAGTGTTTGGCTATTATG GTCTCAACTTTGCTGTATACACATTTCCTCTTATTTCCCTGACCATAATTGGACTAGTTTACTTGAATTTGGTTTCGAGGGAGCCTCCTCGAAGCAG GCCAGCAAGGAGTGCAACTATTGGTTTTTCAAATCCTGTGTTGGTAAACAGCTTTCTGGGAATTTTATCTAGCATAGAGATTCTAGCAGTGTTcctctttgtcctctttctagCTTGGACTTATTATGCCCGCATCAGCAATGACTTCAAAAAGTTGATGCCAATCAAGTCACTGAACTTGGATTT ATGGCAACTCAAGTATCTAAGAGTGGCAACCCGATTCGGATTGCTAGCAGAAGCCTGCCTAgctttgcttcttcttcctaTTTTAAGGGGATTGGCTTTATTTCAGATACTTGGCATCCAGTTTGAAGCTTCAGTAAGATACCATATATGGCTAGGTACTTCAATGATACTTTTTGCCACCATTCATGGCGCAAGCACTTTGTTTATCTGGGGTGTCAGCCACCATATTCAAGATGAG ATGTGGAGATGGCAGAAAACAGGACGGATATACCTGGCAGGGGAGATAGCTCTTGTTACAGGACTAGTAATCTGGATCTCATCTCTTCCTCAAATAAGGAGGAGAAGATTTGAAATATTCTACTACACACACCATCTGTACATAGTCTTTCTGATATTCTTCTTGTTCCATGCTGGAGATCGGCACTTCTACTCAGTATTTGCTGGGATATTTCTCTTCGGTCTTGACAAGCTACTTCGAATTGTACAATCAAGACCAGAAACTTGCGTTCTCTCAGCACGAATATTCCTATTCCCCGACAAAGCCATAGAACTTACGCTGCCAAAGGACCCAA GATTGAAGTATACCCCAACAAGTGTTATATACATGAAGATACCAAGTATTTCCAAGTTTCAGTGGCATCCCTTCAGTATAACTTCTAGCTCTAACCTAGATGATCACACGATGTCTGTTGTGGTAAAATGCAATGGGGGCTGGACAAGTACTTTCTATGACGTGATACAAGCAGAGTTAGATTCAGATACTGGTTCTATGAGCTGTATGCCTGTGTCGATTGAAGGCCCTTATGGACCTGCTTCCCTGGACTTCCTAAG GCATGACAGCCTACTAATGATTGCTGGTGGAGCTGGGATAACCCCATTTCTCagcattttaaaagaaattgctTCTGTAAACAGCAGCAGATATAGATTCCCCACGCAAGTTCAGCTTATCTATGTCGTGAAGAAATCACAAGATATTTGCCTTTTAAACTCAGTTTCTTCTCTACTTCTGAACCAGTCATCCACACAACTGTCTCTGAAGCTAAAAGTATATGTAACTCAAGAAGAGAGGTCTAATGCAACAGTGAGAGGATTAGTGAATGACTTATCTCTAGTAAGAACAGTTAACTTTAGCACCGAATGCTCAAAATATGCCGTACATGGACCAGAAAGTCCAATTTGGATGGCTGCCATGGCCGCATTATCCTCCATCAAATTCATAGTTTCTCTTATTTGCTTCAATCACATTTTTCTTCCCCATGAAAAGAAGAGTGCTGTGACGGAAAAGATGGTTCTTCCCTCAGAAAAGAAGGCCGCAAAAGAAAAGACCCCCTCCTCACTTGTTGATCTACTTCTCCTAGCTTCTTTCATCATAGCACTGGCATGCAACACCTTTTTAGCAAGTATTTTGAGATGGAAAAGACTCAAGAAAGATATCCCACCTGTCTCTCCAAAACAAGGTAAAGCCACAGAACATGGTTCAGTGGAGGCTAAAAGTCCTGTTGAAGAACATGAACTTCATTTTGGAGGAAGGCCTGACTTTCAAG ATATATTCTCCAAGTTTCCAAATGAAACCGGCGGGTCTGATATCGGAGTGCTGGTGTGTGGACCGGTAAGTATGACGGAGTCGGTGGCATCGTTATGCCAGCTGAAGTCTCAAGGACTCAACATTAGTTCCAGGGGAAAGAAAACATACTTCAGTTTCCACTCCCTCAACTTCACTCTCTAG
- the LOC7457769 gene encoding L-type lectin-domain containing receptor kinase S.1, producing the protein MPSRPPLLLFLFLISPSFALDFLFDSFNATNPGVILIPDAIVDTSVIRLLNDTNQYSLGRAFYPTRMKMKQTQNSTTTLSSFSTSFVFSILPNIASSPGFGLAFVLSNWTNPPGALASQYFGVFSNPTVPSVAPLLVVEFDTGQNPEFNDPNRNHIGIDLNNIESAKTAPGGYNSSAGFVPVSMGNGQNVRAWIEFDGANFEINVTVAPVGVSRPSVPILSYKNPLIANYTSEEMYVGFSASKTTWVEAQRILAWSFSDTGVARDINVTNLPVFSLPSSSNSLSAGAISGITIGCAVFVMICVFVVYCLWYKNKSKDLEEDEIEDWELEYWPHRFSYEELSQATNGFSKDQLLGSGGFGKVYRGILSNNSEIAVKCVNHDSKQGLREFMAEISSMGRLQHKNLVQMRGWCRKSNELMLVYDYMPNGSLDRYIFHKPKKLLNWQQRRQVLADVAEGLNYLHHGWDQVVVHRDIKSSNILLDSDMRGRLGDFGLAKLYSHNEVPNTTRVVGTLGYLAPELVTMAVATSASDIYSFGVVILEVACGRRPIEMGSTEEEDSVLIDLVRDLHAKGKAVEAADERMKGEFVVEEMEMVLKLGLVCCHPDPQRRPSMREVVAVLVGEDVAAAPAELLNVLASGEGGGDDSTHGGERGGSNTT; encoded by the coding sequence ATGCCGTCGCGACCAcctctcctcctcttcctcttcttgatTTCTCCCAGTTTCGCCCTTGACTTCCTCTTTGATTCCTTCAATGCCACAAACCCTGGAGTCATTCTCATCCCAGATGCCATAGTCGACACCTCGGTGATCAGACTCCTCAATGACACCAACCAGTACTCCCTAGGACGTGCTTTTTATCCAACAAGAATGAAGATGAAACAAACCCAGAACTCGACTACTACTCTCTCttccttttcaacttcttttgtcttttctatATTGCCTAACATTGCTTCAAGTCCTGGCTTTGGTCTTGCTTTTGTTCTCTCTAACTGGACTAACCCTCCTGGTGCTCTTGCTAGCCAATACTTTGGTGTTTTTTCTAATCCGACTGTACCCTCTGTAGCTCCACTTTTAGTTGTTGAATTTGATACTGGGCAGAACCCAGAATTTAATGATCCTAATAGGAATCATATTGGTATTGATTTGAACAATATCGAGTCTGCTAAAACCGCGCCTGGTGGGTACAATTCTTCTGCCGGTTTTGTGCCTGTCAGTATGGGAAATGGTCAGAATGTCCGAGCGTGGATTGAATTTGATGGGGCCAATTTTGAGATCAATGTTACAGTTGCCCCTGTTGGAGTTTCTCGTCCATCTGTGCCGATTCTTAGCTATAAAAATCCCTTGATTGCGAATTATACATCTGAGGAGATGTATGTGGGCTTTTCTGCTTCAAAGACTACTTGGGTTGAAGCACAAAGGATTTTAGCTTGGAGTTTTAGTGATACAGGTGTTGCTAGAGATATCAATGTTACGAATTTGCCCGTTTTTAGCCTACCATCTTCGTCGAATTCGTTGTCAGCTGGTGCTATTTCTGGCATAACGATTGGTTGTgctgtttttgttatgatttgtgTGTTTGTGGTTTATTGTTTGTGGTATAAGAATAAGTCGAAAGATTTAGAAGAAGATGAGATCGAAGATTGGGAGCTCGAATATTGGCCTCATAGATTCTCCTATGAAGAATTAAGTCAAGCCACTAATGGATTCTCCAAAGATCAGCTTTTGGGTTCAGGTGGATTTGGGAAAGTGTACAGAGGAATCCTCTCAAACAATTCTGAAATTGCAGTCAAATGCGTGAATCATGACTCTAAACAAGGTCTAAGAGAGTTCATGGCTGAGATATCGAGTATGGGCAGGCTGCAACATAAGAACTTAGTCCAAATGCGAGGCTGGTGTAGAAAATCCAATGAGCTTATGCTGGTTTATGATTACATGCCCAATGGCAGCCTCGATCGTTACATATTCCACAAGCCTAAGAAGCTATTGAACTGGCAACAACGGCGCCAAGTCCTTGCTGATGTAGCTGAAGGATTAAACTATCTCCATCATGGCTGGGACCAAGTAGTTGTGCACAGGGATATTAAATCAAGCAATATTTTGTTAGATTCAGATATGCGAGGCAGGCTTGGAGATTTTGGCCTTGCGAAGCTTTATAGTCACAATGAAGTACCTAACACAACTCGAGTGGTTGGCACATTGGGATACTTGGCTCCTGAGTTGGTAACAATGGCTGTAGCAACATCCGCGAGTGATATCTATAGTTTTGGAGTTGTGATATTGGAGGTGGCTTGCGGTAGAAGGCCGATAGAAATGGGGTCAACTGAGGAGGAGGATTCAGTGCTGATTGATTTGGTGAGAGATCTGCATGCTAAAGGGAAGGCGGTGGAGGCAGCGGATGAAAGAATGAAGGGGGAGTTTGTGGTGGAGGAAATGGAGATGGTGTTGAAGCTTGGATTAGTTTGTTGCCATCCTGATCCCCAGAGGAGGCCTAGTATGAGGGAGGTGGTGGCAGTTTTGGTTGGGGAGGATGTGGCTGCCGCACCTGCTGAGTTGTTGAATGTTTTGGCCAGTGGCGAAGGGGGCGGTGATGATAGTACACATGGTGGTGAAAGAGGTGGCTCTAACACTACATGA
- the LOC7453801 gene encoding uncharacterized protein LOC7453801 yields the protein MVMIDNKAKAETLKFLCSYSGKLLPRSSDGVLRYVGGMTRVLAVDRSISYAELMVKLGEFCGFSVELRCPLPNGDLETLISVKSDEELTNLITEYDRSCPGSKIRAILFPPKSLKKISPPTSNASSIEFSPTKSVLNHDRSGSFSPPIGYKGRRCSPSRPQELLRHNHQCCGYWH from the exons atggTGATGATTGACAATAAAGCAAAAGCAGAAACTCTCAAGTTTCTATGTAGTTACAGCGGGAAATTGCTTCCTCGTTCCAGTGACGGCGTTCTCCGTTACGTCGGTGGAATGACCAGAGTTCTTGCCGTCGATCGTTCTATATCCTATGcag AGTTGATGGTGAAGCTAGGTGAATTCTGTGGATTTTCGGTGGAATTAAGGTGTCCTTTACCAAACGGAGACTTGGAGACATTGATTTCGGTAAAATCGGACGAGGAATTAACCAACTTGATTACCGAATACGATAGATCTTGTCCGGGTTCCAAGATTAGAGCTATATTGTTTCCTCCGAAATCGCTCAAGAAAATCTCTCCTCCGACCTCGAATGCTTCCAGCATCGAGTTTTCACCTACCAAATCAGTTTTGAATCATGACCGATCTGGCAGTTTTTCCCCTCCGATCGGATACAAAGGCCGTCGCTGCAGTCCAAGCCGTCCACAAGAACTCCTACGTCATAATCATCAGTGTTGCGGTTATTGGCACTAG